A single window of Lathamus discolor isolate bLatDis1 chromosome 20, bLatDis1.hap1, whole genome shotgun sequence DNA harbors:
- the LOC136024132 gene encoding collagen alpha-1(I) chain-like isoform X2, translated as MRPVGAGAGAGKGRVGPRGGRCDNRGCREQAAQASGMSTGPPAWAARPRGSGMGSGSPQHLFPVLCILWMLAGRLPFATAQWFYPLGLDDTTPDPGTSPTAPMLDGEEDRDAVEPTRKMLLSKPPLATAPRRREPLARGAGKGLGHAPPRTRGQQRPTVTPAIFEGSAEEEEFLQIKTTAKGLPRRVPPAPEVDPAMQMHNGSGCVCPVLPGPPGPPGPKGEKGDRGSPGERGRPGLSGERGKSGSPGQPGHQGPRGPPGPPGPPGPPGTWGARSQPAPASLPKGSENELGSSSPVGNPGPPGPPGLPGPPGYPGHEGPPGVPGRDGQPGPPGPPGAVGPPGFPGAEGAPGSPGLAGTDGPPGAPGLPGPQGPPGVPGHEGPPGPTGPTSLPGKPGLRGEPGFPGLKGEKGEYGLPGMPGNPGRTGETGAPGMPGPMGPPGPPGDYRCDLRHAGHHGSAGPPGPKGEKGDPGERGCCYGEHGCKPGHPPFPSTGSQAGSWVPINGYQTGSKEETEIYGAIIPHGLRGPPGNPGPPGPPGPPGAPGLLYLNRVYPIRAQQPCKQPAASDAGWTEGADVPRTEPLDSRVDLQRQMWVFRTKELMLKSGSAVPEGSLVYVREGSSAFLRTPTGWSRLLLEDSKSLFAGDDPSASTPRYQEAKRVQTKGSDTAPPALTPMDSLVQKEGGQEMPQPLPTTIAPRIPSLRLAALNVPLTGDMSGLRGADLQCYRQSQEAQLYGTFRAFLSAPTQDLVSIVKRTDRNLPIVNLKGQLLAKSWSSLFEGQTSATLRGPIYSFNGGNVLTDPLWPRALAWHGSTPRGSQARKRDCQGWRSSGTGQGLAAALDEGRLLAGQRHNCSEALVVLCVEVAFPYRHMW; from the exons ATGCGGCCCGTAGGTGCGGGTGCCGGGGCGGGCAAGGGGCGTGTCGGGCCGCGGGGGGGCCGCTGTGATAACCGCGGGTGCcgggagcaggcagcacaggcGAGCGGGATGAGCACAGGACCCCCAGCCTGGGCAGCCCGGCCCCGAGGCAGCGGCATGGGGTCCggcagcccccagcacctcttccctgtgctctgcatcCTCTGGATGCTGGCCGGGCGCCTGCCCTTTGCCACGGCCCAGTGGTTTTATCCCCTGGGCTTGGACGACACCACCCCGGACCCAGGCACCAGCCCTACAGCGCCCATGCTGGATGGGGAGGAAG ACAGAGATGCCGTGGAGCCCACTCGGAAGATGCTGCTGAGCAAACCCCCGCTGGCAACAGCCCCCAGACGTCGGGAACCCCTCGCCAGGGGGGCAGGGAAGGGTCTTGGCCATGCCCCACCACGCACACGAGGCCAG CAGCGACCCACGGTCACCCCGGCGATCTTCGAGGGGAGCGCGGAGGAAGAGGAGTTCCTGCAGATCAAG ACAACAGCAAAGGGGCTGCCCCGGCGGGTGCCCCCAGCCCCAGAGGTGGATCCTGCTATGCAG ATGCACAACGGCTCCGGCTGCGTCTGCCCCGTGCTCCCCGGCCCTCCCGGCCCCCCCGGCCCCAAG GGAGAGAAAGGCGACCGAGGATCCCCGGGGGAGAGAGGCCGGCCGGGGCTCtctggggagagagggaagtCCGGCAGCCCAGGGCAGCCGGGTCACCAGGGGCCCCGGGGTCCCCCAGGTCCTCCGGGACCCCCGGGACCCCCAGGCACTTGGGGAGCCAGGAGCCAGCCTGCACCTGCCTCCCTTCCCAAGGGATCGGAGAACGAG CTGGGATCATCCAGCCCGGTGGGAAACCCGGGACCCCCAGGTCCCCCCGGGCTGCCTGGACCCCCAGGCTACCCAGGCCACGAAGGCCCCCCAGGGGTCCCTGGGCGGGATGGGCAGCCAGGACCCCCCGGCCCGCCTGGGGCTGTGGGACCCCCTGGTTTCCCTGGGGCTGAAGGAGCTCCGGGATCTCCAGGCTTGGCTGGAACAGATGGGCCCCCCGGGGCACCAGGGCTCCCAGGGCCCCAAGGTCCCCCCGGGGTGCCTGGGCACGAAGGACCCCCCGGTCCCACAGGACCTACATCACTTCCTGGCAAACCAGGGCTCCGAGGGGAGCCAGGATTCCCTGGACTAAAG GGTGAGAAGGGTGAATATGGACTGCCGGGCATGCCAGGGAACCCTGGCCGGACCGGAGAGACCGGCGCCCCAGGCATGCCTGGGCCCATGGGGCCACCAGGTCCACCGGGGGACTACAGG TGCGACCTGCGCCACGCAGGGCACCATGGATCAGCCGGGCCACCGGGCCCCAAG gGAGAAAAGGGCGACCCTGGAGAGCGG GGGTGCTGCTATGGGGAACATGGGTGCAAACCAGGccacccccccttccccagcaccggCAGCCAGGCCGGCTCCTGGGTGCCCATCAATGGGTACCAGACG ggcagcaaAGAGGAGACGGAGATTTACGGAGCAATCATTCCCCAT GGTCTTCGAGGTCCCCCTGGGAACCCCGGCCCCCCCGGGCCCCCTGGTCCCCCCGGAGCACCAGGACTCCTCTACCTCAAT AGGGTTTACCCCATCCGTGCCCAGCAGCCCTGCAAGCAGCCG GCAGCCTCGGATGCAGGCTGGACAGAAG GTGCCGACGTCCCTCGGACGGAGCCGCTGGACTCCCGTGTCGATCTCCAG CGCCAGATGTGGGTCTTCAGGACCAAGGAGCTGATGCTGAAGTCGGGCAGCGCCGTGCCCGAGGGGAGCCTGGTCTATGTGCGGGAAGGGAGCAGCGCCTTCCTCCGGACCCCCACCGGCTGGAGCCGCCTCCTG CTGGAGGATTCAAAGTCGCTTTTTGCTGGTGATGACCCCTCTGCTTCCACCCCACGGTACCAG GAGGCAAAGCGGGTGCAGACAAAAGGTTCTGACACGGCACCGCCTGCGCTGACCCCAATGGACTCACTG GTGCAGAAGGAAGGGGGACAAGAGatgccccagcccctgcccaccACCATCGCCCCACGGATCCCATCA CTCCGCCTGGCCGCGCTGAACGTGCCCCTCACCGGTGACATGAGCGGGCTCCGCGGTGCGGACCTGCAGTGCTACCGGCAGTCCCAGGAGGCTCAGCTCTACGGCACTTTCCGGGCGTTCCTGTCAGCCCCTACGCAGGACTTAGTCTCCATCGTCAAGAGGACGGACAGGAACCTCCCTATCGTCAACCTGAAG GGGCAGCTCCTGGCCAAGTCCTGGAGCTCCCTCTTTGAGGGTCAGACCAGTGCCACGCTGCGGGGCCCCATCTACTCCTTCAACGGGGGCAATGTCCTGACGGATCCTCTCTG GCCCCGGGCGCTGGCCTGGCACGGATCCACGCCACGGGGCAGCCAAGCCCGCAAGCGGGATTGCCAGGGCTGGCGCAGCTCCGGCACCGGGCAGGGCCTGGCCGCCGCGTTGGACGAGGGCAGGCTCCTGGCTGGGCAGCGGCACAACTGCTCCGAGGCGCTGGTGGTGCTCTGCGTGGAGGTGGCCTTTCCCTACCGGCACATGTGGTGA
- the LOC136024132 gene encoding collagen alpha-1(I) chain-like isoform X4, which produces MRPVGAGAGAGKGRVGPRGGRCDNRGCREQAAQASGMSTGPPAWAARPRGSGMGSGSPQHLFPVLCILWMLAGRLPFATAQWFYPLGLDDTTPDPGTSPTAPMLDGEEDRDAVEPTRKMLLSKPPLATAPRRREPLARGAGKGLGHAPPRTRGQQRPTVTPAIFEGSAEEEEFLQIKTTAKGLPRRVPPAPEVDPAMQMHNGSGCVCPVLPGPPGPPGPKGEKGDRGSPGERGRPGLSGERGKSGSPGQPGHQGPRGPPGPPGPPGPPGTWGARSQPAPASLPKGSENEQLGSSSPVGNPGPPGPPGLPGPPGYPGHEGPPGVPGRDGQPGPPGPPGAVGPPGFPGAEGAPGSPGLAGTDGPPGAPGLPGPQGPPGVPGHEGPPGPTGPTSLPGKPGLRGEPGFPGLKGEKGEYGLPGMPGNPGRTGETGAPGMPGPMGPPGPPGDYRCDLRHAGHHGSAGPPGPKGEKGDPGERGCCYGEHGCKPGHPPFPSTGSQAGSWVPINGYQTGSKEETEIYGAIIPHGLRGPPGNPGPPGPPGPPGAPGLLYLNRVYPIRAQQPCKQPAASDAGWTEGADVPRTEPLDSRVDLQRQMWVFRTKELMLKSGSAVPEGSLVYVREGSSAFLRTPTGWSRLLLEDSKSLFAGDDPSASTPRYQVQKEGGQEMPQPLPTTIAPRIPSLRLAALNVPLTGDMSGLRGADLQCYRQSQEAQLYGTFRAFLSAPTQDLVSIVKRTDRNLPIVNLKGQLLAKSWSSLFEGQTSATLRGPIYSFNGGNVLTDPLWPRALAWHGSTPRGSQARKRDCQGWRSSGTGQGLAAALDEGRLLAGQRHNCSEALVVLCVEVAFPYRHMW; this is translated from the exons ATGCGGCCCGTAGGTGCGGGTGCCGGGGCGGGCAAGGGGCGTGTCGGGCCGCGGGGGGGCCGCTGTGATAACCGCGGGTGCcgggagcaggcagcacaggcGAGCGGGATGAGCACAGGACCCCCAGCCTGGGCAGCCCGGCCCCGAGGCAGCGGCATGGGGTCCggcagcccccagcacctcttccctgtgctctgcatcCTCTGGATGCTGGCCGGGCGCCTGCCCTTTGCCACGGCCCAGTGGTTTTATCCCCTGGGCTTGGACGACACCACCCCGGACCCAGGCACCAGCCCTACAGCGCCCATGCTGGATGGGGAGGAAG ACAGAGATGCCGTGGAGCCCACTCGGAAGATGCTGCTGAGCAAACCCCCGCTGGCAACAGCCCCCAGACGTCGGGAACCCCTCGCCAGGGGGGCAGGGAAGGGTCTTGGCCATGCCCCACCACGCACACGAGGCCAG CAGCGACCCACGGTCACCCCGGCGATCTTCGAGGGGAGCGCGGAGGAAGAGGAGTTCCTGCAGATCAAG ACAACAGCAAAGGGGCTGCCCCGGCGGGTGCCCCCAGCCCCAGAGGTGGATCCTGCTATGCAG ATGCACAACGGCTCCGGCTGCGTCTGCCCCGTGCTCCCCGGCCCTCCCGGCCCCCCCGGCCCCAAG GGAGAGAAAGGCGACCGAGGATCCCCGGGGGAGAGAGGCCGGCCGGGGCTCtctggggagagagggaagtCCGGCAGCCCAGGGCAGCCGGGTCACCAGGGGCCCCGGGGTCCCCCAGGTCCTCCGGGACCCCCGGGACCCCCAGGCACTTGGGGAGCCAGGAGCCAGCCTGCACCTGCCTCCCTTCCCAAGGGATCGGAGAACGAG CAGCTGGGATCATCCAGCCCGGTGGGAAACCCGGGACCCCCAGGTCCCCCCGGGCTGCCTGGACCCCCAGGCTACCCAGGCCACGAAGGCCCCCCAGGGGTCCCTGGGCGGGATGGGCAGCCAGGACCCCCCGGCCCGCCTGGGGCTGTGGGACCCCCTGGTTTCCCTGGGGCTGAAGGAGCTCCGGGATCTCCAGGCTTGGCTGGAACAGATGGGCCCCCCGGGGCACCAGGGCTCCCAGGGCCCCAAGGTCCCCCCGGGGTGCCTGGGCACGAAGGACCCCCCGGTCCCACAGGACCTACATCACTTCCTGGCAAACCAGGGCTCCGAGGGGAGCCAGGATTCCCTGGACTAAAG GGTGAGAAGGGTGAATATGGACTGCCGGGCATGCCAGGGAACCCTGGCCGGACCGGAGAGACCGGCGCCCCAGGCATGCCTGGGCCCATGGGGCCACCAGGTCCACCGGGGGACTACAGG TGCGACCTGCGCCACGCAGGGCACCATGGATCAGCCGGGCCACCGGGCCCCAAG gGAGAAAAGGGCGACCCTGGAGAGCGG GGGTGCTGCTATGGGGAACATGGGTGCAAACCAGGccacccccccttccccagcaccggCAGCCAGGCCGGCTCCTGGGTGCCCATCAATGGGTACCAGACG ggcagcaaAGAGGAGACGGAGATTTACGGAGCAATCATTCCCCAT GGTCTTCGAGGTCCCCCTGGGAACCCCGGCCCCCCCGGGCCCCCTGGTCCCCCCGGAGCACCAGGACTCCTCTACCTCAAT AGGGTTTACCCCATCCGTGCCCAGCAGCCCTGCAAGCAGCCG GCAGCCTCGGATGCAGGCTGGACAGAAG GTGCCGACGTCCCTCGGACGGAGCCGCTGGACTCCCGTGTCGATCTCCAG CGCCAGATGTGGGTCTTCAGGACCAAGGAGCTGATGCTGAAGTCGGGCAGCGCCGTGCCCGAGGGGAGCCTGGTCTATGTGCGGGAAGGGAGCAGCGCCTTCCTCCGGACCCCCACCGGCTGGAGCCGCCTCCTG CTGGAGGATTCAAAGTCGCTTTTTGCTGGTGATGACCCCTCTGCTTCCACCCCACGGTACCAG GTGCAGAAGGAAGGGGGACAAGAGatgccccagcccctgcccaccACCATCGCCCCACGGATCCCATCA CTCCGCCTGGCCGCGCTGAACGTGCCCCTCACCGGTGACATGAGCGGGCTCCGCGGTGCGGACCTGCAGTGCTACCGGCAGTCCCAGGAGGCTCAGCTCTACGGCACTTTCCGGGCGTTCCTGTCAGCCCCTACGCAGGACTTAGTCTCCATCGTCAAGAGGACGGACAGGAACCTCCCTATCGTCAACCTGAAG GGGCAGCTCCTGGCCAAGTCCTGGAGCTCCCTCTTTGAGGGTCAGACCAGTGCCACGCTGCGGGGCCCCATCTACTCCTTCAACGGGGGCAATGTCCTGACGGATCCTCTCTG GCCCCGGGCGCTGGCCTGGCACGGATCCACGCCACGGGGCAGCCAAGCCCGCAAGCGGGATTGCCAGGGCTGGCGCAGCTCCGGCACCGGGCAGGGCCTGGCCGCCGCGTTGGACGAGGGCAGGCTCCTGGCTGGGCAGCGGCACAACTGCTCCGAGGCGCTGGTGGTGCTCTGCGTGGAGGTGGCCTTTCCCTACCGGCACATGTGGTGA
- the LOC136024132 gene encoding collagen alpha-1(I) chain-like isoform X1: MRPVGAGAGAGKGRVGPRGGRCDNRGCREQAAQASGMSTGPPAWAARPRGSGMGSGSPQHLFPVLCILWMLAGRLPFATAQWFYPLGLDDTTPDPGTSPTAPMLDGEEDRDAVEPTRKMLLSKPPLATAPRRREPLARGAGKGLGHAPPRTRGQQRPTVTPAIFEGSAEEEEFLQIKTTAKGLPRRVPPAPEVDPAMQMHNGSGCVCPVLPGPPGPPGPKGEKGDRGSPGERGRPGLSGERGKSGSPGQPGHQGPRGPPGPPGPPGPPGTWGARSQPAPASLPKGSENEQLGSSSPVGNPGPPGPPGLPGPPGYPGHEGPPGVPGRDGQPGPPGPPGAVGPPGFPGAEGAPGSPGLAGTDGPPGAPGLPGPQGPPGVPGHEGPPGPTGPTSLPGKPGLRGEPGFPGLKGEKGEYGLPGMPGNPGRTGETGAPGMPGPMGPPGPPGDYRCDLRHAGHHGSAGPPGPKGEKGDPGERGCCYGEHGCKPGHPPFPSTGSQAGSWVPINGYQTGSKEETEIYGAIIPHGLRGPPGNPGPPGPPGPPGAPGLLYLNRVYPIRAQQPCKQPAASDAGWTEGADVPRTEPLDSRVDLQRQMWVFRTKELMLKSGSAVPEGSLVYVREGSSAFLRTPTGWSRLLLEDSKSLFAGDDPSASTPRYQEAKRVQTKGSDTAPPALTPMDSLVQKEGGQEMPQPLPTTIAPRIPSLRLAALNVPLTGDMSGLRGADLQCYRQSQEAQLYGTFRAFLSAPTQDLVSIVKRTDRNLPIVNLKGQLLAKSWSSLFEGQTSATLRGPIYSFNGGNVLTDPLWPRALAWHGSTPRGSQARKRDCQGWRSSGTGQGLAAALDEGRLLAGQRHNCSEALVVLCVEVAFPYRHMW; the protein is encoded by the exons ATGCGGCCCGTAGGTGCGGGTGCCGGGGCGGGCAAGGGGCGTGTCGGGCCGCGGGGGGGCCGCTGTGATAACCGCGGGTGCcgggagcaggcagcacaggcGAGCGGGATGAGCACAGGACCCCCAGCCTGGGCAGCCCGGCCCCGAGGCAGCGGCATGGGGTCCggcagcccccagcacctcttccctgtgctctgcatcCTCTGGATGCTGGCCGGGCGCCTGCCCTTTGCCACGGCCCAGTGGTTTTATCCCCTGGGCTTGGACGACACCACCCCGGACCCAGGCACCAGCCCTACAGCGCCCATGCTGGATGGGGAGGAAG ACAGAGATGCCGTGGAGCCCACTCGGAAGATGCTGCTGAGCAAACCCCCGCTGGCAACAGCCCCCAGACGTCGGGAACCCCTCGCCAGGGGGGCAGGGAAGGGTCTTGGCCATGCCCCACCACGCACACGAGGCCAG CAGCGACCCACGGTCACCCCGGCGATCTTCGAGGGGAGCGCGGAGGAAGAGGAGTTCCTGCAGATCAAG ACAACAGCAAAGGGGCTGCCCCGGCGGGTGCCCCCAGCCCCAGAGGTGGATCCTGCTATGCAG ATGCACAACGGCTCCGGCTGCGTCTGCCCCGTGCTCCCCGGCCCTCCCGGCCCCCCCGGCCCCAAG GGAGAGAAAGGCGACCGAGGATCCCCGGGGGAGAGAGGCCGGCCGGGGCTCtctggggagagagggaagtCCGGCAGCCCAGGGCAGCCGGGTCACCAGGGGCCCCGGGGTCCCCCAGGTCCTCCGGGACCCCCGGGACCCCCAGGCACTTGGGGAGCCAGGAGCCAGCCTGCACCTGCCTCCCTTCCCAAGGGATCGGAGAACGAG CAGCTGGGATCATCCAGCCCGGTGGGAAACCCGGGACCCCCAGGTCCCCCCGGGCTGCCTGGACCCCCAGGCTACCCAGGCCACGAAGGCCCCCCAGGGGTCCCTGGGCGGGATGGGCAGCCAGGACCCCCCGGCCCGCCTGGGGCTGTGGGACCCCCTGGTTTCCCTGGGGCTGAAGGAGCTCCGGGATCTCCAGGCTTGGCTGGAACAGATGGGCCCCCCGGGGCACCAGGGCTCCCAGGGCCCCAAGGTCCCCCCGGGGTGCCTGGGCACGAAGGACCCCCCGGTCCCACAGGACCTACATCACTTCCTGGCAAACCAGGGCTCCGAGGGGAGCCAGGATTCCCTGGACTAAAG GGTGAGAAGGGTGAATATGGACTGCCGGGCATGCCAGGGAACCCTGGCCGGACCGGAGAGACCGGCGCCCCAGGCATGCCTGGGCCCATGGGGCCACCAGGTCCACCGGGGGACTACAGG TGCGACCTGCGCCACGCAGGGCACCATGGATCAGCCGGGCCACCGGGCCCCAAG gGAGAAAAGGGCGACCCTGGAGAGCGG GGGTGCTGCTATGGGGAACATGGGTGCAAACCAGGccacccccccttccccagcaccggCAGCCAGGCCGGCTCCTGGGTGCCCATCAATGGGTACCAGACG ggcagcaaAGAGGAGACGGAGATTTACGGAGCAATCATTCCCCAT GGTCTTCGAGGTCCCCCTGGGAACCCCGGCCCCCCCGGGCCCCCTGGTCCCCCCGGAGCACCAGGACTCCTCTACCTCAAT AGGGTTTACCCCATCCGTGCCCAGCAGCCCTGCAAGCAGCCG GCAGCCTCGGATGCAGGCTGGACAGAAG GTGCCGACGTCCCTCGGACGGAGCCGCTGGACTCCCGTGTCGATCTCCAG CGCCAGATGTGGGTCTTCAGGACCAAGGAGCTGATGCTGAAGTCGGGCAGCGCCGTGCCCGAGGGGAGCCTGGTCTATGTGCGGGAAGGGAGCAGCGCCTTCCTCCGGACCCCCACCGGCTGGAGCCGCCTCCTG CTGGAGGATTCAAAGTCGCTTTTTGCTGGTGATGACCCCTCTGCTTCCACCCCACGGTACCAG GAGGCAAAGCGGGTGCAGACAAAAGGTTCTGACACGGCACCGCCTGCGCTGACCCCAATGGACTCACTG GTGCAGAAGGAAGGGGGACAAGAGatgccccagcccctgcccaccACCATCGCCCCACGGATCCCATCA CTCCGCCTGGCCGCGCTGAACGTGCCCCTCACCGGTGACATGAGCGGGCTCCGCGGTGCGGACCTGCAGTGCTACCGGCAGTCCCAGGAGGCTCAGCTCTACGGCACTTTCCGGGCGTTCCTGTCAGCCCCTACGCAGGACTTAGTCTCCATCGTCAAGAGGACGGACAGGAACCTCCCTATCGTCAACCTGAAG GGGCAGCTCCTGGCCAAGTCCTGGAGCTCCCTCTTTGAGGGTCAGACCAGTGCCACGCTGCGGGGCCCCATCTACTCCTTCAACGGGGGCAATGTCCTGACGGATCCTCTCTG GCCCCGGGCGCTGGCCTGGCACGGATCCACGCCACGGGGCAGCCAAGCCCGCAAGCGGGATTGCCAGGGCTGGCGCAGCTCCGGCACCGGGCAGGGCCTGGCCGCCGCGTTGGACGAGGGCAGGCTCCTGGCTGGGCAGCGGCACAACTGCTCCGAGGCGCTGGTGGTGCTCTGCGTGGAGGTGGCCTTTCCCTACCGGCACATGTGGTGA
- the LOC136024132 gene encoding collagen alpha-2(VIII) chain-like isoform X3, with protein sequence MRPVGAGAGAGKGRVGPRGGRCDNRGCREQAAQASGMSTGPPAWAARPRGSGMGSGSPQHLFPVLCILWMLAGRLPFATAQWFYPLGLDDTTPDPGTSPTAPMLDGEEDRDAVEPTRKMLLSKPPLATAPRRREPLARGAGKGLGHAPPRTRGQQRPTVTPAIFEGSAEEEEFLQIKMHNGSGCVCPVLPGPPGPPGPKGEKGDRGSPGERGRPGLSGERGKSGSPGQPGHQGPRGPPGPPGPPGPPGTWGARSQPAPASLPKGSENEQLGSSSPVGNPGPPGPPGLPGPPGYPGHEGPPGVPGRDGQPGPPGPPGAVGPPGFPGAEGAPGSPGLAGTDGPPGAPGLPGPQGPPGVPGHEGPPGPTGPTSLPGKPGLRGEPGFPGLKGEKGEYGLPGMPGNPGRTGETGAPGMPGPMGPPGPPGDYRCDLRHAGHHGSAGPPGPKGEKGDPGERGCCYGEHGCKPGHPPFPSTGSQAGSWVPINGYQTGSKEETEIYGAIIPHGLRGPPGNPGPPGPPGPPGAPGLLYLNRVYPIRAQQPCKQPAASDAGWTEGADVPRTEPLDSRVDLQRQMWVFRTKELMLKSGSAVPEGSLVYVREGSSAFLRTPTGWSRLLLEDSKSLFAGDDPSASTPRYQEAKRVQTKGSDTAPPALTPMDSLVQKEGGQEMPQPLPTTIAPRIPSLRLAALNVPLTGDMSGLRGADLQCYRQSQEAQLYGTFRAFLSAPTQDLVSIVKRTDRNLPIVNLKGQLLAKSWSSLFEGQTSATLRGPIYSFNGGNVLTDPLWPRALAWHGSTPRGSQARKRDCQGWRSSGTGQGLAAALDEGRLLAGQRHNCSEALVVLCVEVAFPYRHMW encoded by the exons ATGCGGCCCGTAGGTGCGGGTGCCGGGGCGGGCAAGGGGCGTGTCGGGCCGCGGGGGGGCCGCTGTGATAACCGCGGGTGCcgggagcaggcagcacaggcGAGCGGGATGAGCACAGGACCCCCAGCCTGGGCAGCCCGGCCCCGAGGCAGCGGCATGGGGTCCggcagcccccagcacctcttccctgtgctctgcatcCTCTGGATGCTGGCCGGGCGCCTGCCCTTTGCCACGGCCCAGTGGTTTTATCCCCTGGGCTTGGACGACACCACCCCGGACCCAGGCACCAGCCCTACAGCGCCCATGCTGGATGGGGAGGAAG ACAGAGATGCCGTGGAGCCCACTCGGAAGATGCTGCTGAGCAAACCCCCGCTGGCAACAGCCCCCAGACGTCGGGAACCCCTCGCCAGGGGGGCAGGGAAGGGTCTTGGCCATGCCCCACCACGCACACGAGGCCAG CAGCGACCCACGGTCACCCCGGCGATCTTCGAGGGGAGCGCGGAGGAAGAGGAGTTCCTGCAGATCAAG ATGCACAACGGCTCCGGCTGCGTCTGCCCCGTGCTCCCCGGCCCTCCCGGCCCCCCCGGCCCCAAG GGAGAGAAAGGCGACCGAGGATCCCCGGGGGAGAGAGGCCGGCCGGGGCTCtctggggagagagggaagtCCGGCAGCCCAGGGCAGCCGGGTCACCAGGGGCCCCGGGGTCCCCCAGGTCCTCCGGGACCCCCGGGACCCCCAGGCACTTGGGGAGCCAGGAGCCAGCCTGCACCTGCCTCCCTTCCCAAGGGATCGGAGAACGAG CAGCTGGGATCATCCAGCCCGGTGGGAAACCCGGGACCCCCAGGTCCCCCCGGGCTGCCTGGACCCCCAGGCTACCCAGGCCACGAAGGCCCCCCAGGGGTCCCTGGGCGGGATGGGCAGCCAGGACCCCCCGGCCCGCCTGGGGCTGTGGGACCCCCTGGTTTCCCTGGGGCTGAAGGAGCTCCGGGATCTCCAGGCTTGGCTGGAACAGATGGGCCCCCCGGGGCACCAGGGCTCCCAGGGCCCCAAGGTCCCCCCGGGGTGCCTGGGCACGAAGGACCCCCCGGTCCCACAGGACCTACATCACTTCCTGGCAAACCAGGGCTCCGAGGGGAGCCAGGATTCCCTGGACTAAAG GGTGAGAAGGGTGAATATGGACTGCCGGGCATGCCAGGGAACCCTGGCCGGACCGGAGAGACCGGCGCCCCAGGCATGCCTGGGCCCATGGGGCCACCAGGTCCACCGGGGGACTACAGG TGCGACCTGCGCCACGCAGGGCACCATGGATCAGCCGGGCCACCGGGCCCCAAG gGAGAAAAGGGCGACCCTGGAGAGCGG GGGTGCTGCTATGGGGAACATGGGTGCAAACCAGGccacccccccttccccagcaccggCAGCCAGGCCGGCTCCTGGGTGCCCATCAATGGGTACCAGACG ggcagcaaAGAGGAGACGGAGATTTACGGAGCAATCATTCCCCAT GGTCTTCGAGGTCCCCCTGGGAACCCCGGCCCCCCCGGGCCCCCTGGTCCCCCCGGAGCACCAGGACTCCTCTACCTCAAT AGGGTTTACCCCATCCGTGCCCAGCAGCCCTGCAAGCAGCCG GCAGCCTCGGATGCAGGCTGGACAGAAG GTGCCGACGTCCCTCGGACGGAGCCGCTGGACTCCCGTGTCGATCTCCAG CGCCAGATGTGGGTCTTCAGGACCAAGGAGCTGATGCTGAAGTCGGGCAGCGCCGTGCCCGAGGGGAGCCTGGTCTATGTGCGGGAAGGGAGCAGCGCCTTCCTCCGGACCCCCACCGGCTGGAGCCGCCTCCTG CTGGAGGATTCAAAGTCGCTTTTTGCTGGTGATGACCCCTCTGCTTCCACCCCACGGTACCAG GAGGCAAAGCGGGTGCAGACAAAAGGTTCTGACACGGCACCGCCTGCGCTGACCCCAATGGACTCACTG GTGCAGAAGGAAGGGGGACAAGAGatgccccagcccctgcccaccACCATCGCCCCACGGATCCCATCA CTCCGCCTGGCCGCGCTGAACGTGCCCCTCACCGGTGACATGAGCGGGCTCCGCGGTGCGGACCTGCAGTGCTACCGGCAGTCCCAGGAGGCTCAGCTCTACGGCACTTTCCGGGCGTTCCTGTCAGCCCCTACGCAGGACTTAGTCTCCATCGTCAAGAGGACGGACAGGAACCTCCCTATCGTCAACCTGAAG GGGCAGCTCCTGGCCAAGTCCTGGAGCTCCCTCTTTGAGGGTCAGACCAGTGCCACGCTGCGGGGCCCCATCTACTCCTTCAACGGGGGCAATGTCCTGACGGATCCTCTCTG GCCCCGGGCGCTGGCCTGGCACGGATCCACGCCACGGGGCAGCCAAGCCCGCAAGCGGGATTGCCAGGGCTGGCGCAGCTCCGGCACCGGGCAGGGCCTGGCCGCCGCGTTGGACGAGGGCAGGCTCCTGGCTGGGCAGCGGCACAACTGCTCCGAGGCGCTGGTGGTGCTCTGCGTGGAGGTGGCCTTTCCCTACCGGCACATGTGGTGA